A window of the Streptomyces sp. Ag109_O5-10 genome harbors these coding sequences:
- a CDS encoding DUF3455 domain-containing protein codes for MKHVKRIALTTTAVVAAAAASLLGTTAVQAYSARPAHLPAVHAPAALAVPDGNKLTGVYSAHGVQTYTCTDGAWKLLEPAATLSDKRDRAHRPVALHSRGPVWVSTVDGSAVNAAAVATSAKDGAVPELLLKATATRGAGTFEGVTYVQRLDTEGGVAPAAACTGTDQISVPYSATYAFYKAS; via the coding sequence ATGAAGCACGTCAAGAGAATCGCCCTGACCACCACGGCCGTCGTCGCCGCGGCCGCCGCGAGCCTGCTGGGCACGACCGCCGTCCAGGCCTACTCCGCACGGCCCGCCCACCTCCCGGCCGTGCACGCGCCCGCCGCGCTCGCCGTGCCCGACGGCAACAAGCTGACCGGCGTCTACTCCGCGCACGGCGTGCAGACCTACACCTGCACCGACGGCGCCTGGAAGCTTCTGGAGCCCGCCGCCACCCTGTCCGACAAGCGGGACCGCGCCCACCGTCCGGTCGCCCTGCACTCCCGTGGCCCGGTCTGGGTCTCCACGGTCGACGGCAGCGCCGTCAACGCCGCCGCAGTCGCCACCTCGGCGAAGGACGGCGCCGTCCCCGAGCTGCTCCTGAAGGCCACGGCCACCCGCGGCGCCGGGACGTTCGAGGGCGTCACCTACGTGCAGCGCCTGGACACCGAGGGCGGCGTGGCGCCGGCGGCGGCGTGCACCGGCACGGACCAGATCTCGGTGCCGTACTCGGCCACGTACGCGTTCTACAAGGCGAGCTGA
- a CDS encoding nitroreductase/quinone reductase family protein, with product MSDRRFRATTAFQRYVANPLTRLMPFQTLLETTGRVSGRPRRTPLGGRRVGESFWLVSEFGTKSQYVRNIQADPRVRVRIGGRWHSGTAHLLPDDDPIARLRTLPRGNSAAVKALGTQLLTIRVDLTN from the coding sequence ATGTCCGACCGCAGATTCCGTGCCACCACCGCGTTCCAGCGGTACGTCGCCAACCCGCTGACCCGCCTGATGCCCTTCCAGACCCTGCTGGAGACCACCGGCCGGGTCTCCGGCCGGCCGCGCCGGACGCCGCTGGGCGGGCGCCGGGTCGGGGAGAGCTTCTGGCTGGTGTCGGAGTTCGGGACGAAGTCCCAGTACGTGCGCAACATCCAGGCCGACCCGCGGGTCCGCGTCCGGATCGGCGGGCGGTGGCACTCCGGCACCGCCCACCTCCTCCCCGACGACGACCCGATCGCCCGGCTGCGCACCCTCCCCAGGGGAAACAGCGCGGCGGTCAAGGCACTGGGCACGCAACTCCTGACCATCAGGGTCGACCTGACCAACTGA
- a CDS encoding endonuclease/exonuclease/phosphatase family protein, translated as MRIMTWNLWWRFGPWAERQKAILAVLRELRPDVVGLQEVWAAGGENLAEWLAGELGLHWAWAASPASERWQRRIGEPGVEIGNAVLSRWPVLESEALRLPAPPDLDDGRLALYARLAAPAHPVPFFTVHLTSQLHLSAVRGEQVTALAGFVAAHRAGTGFPPVVTGDFNAWPDSDEVRRFGGVRTAPVVPGQVFFDAWEYADPAAPSATWDNANPYVAPGLGPSVRVDYIHVGAPSGPGGIGTVLAVRRAGDGPVDGVWPSDHAAVVADLADGSPR; from the coding sequence GTGCGGATCATGACCTGGAACCTGTGGTGGCGGTTCGGACCCTGGGCCGAACGGCAGAAGGCGATCCTCGCCGTGCTGCGTGAACTGCGGCCGGACGTGGTCGGCCTGCAGGAGGTGTGGGCGGCGGGCGGCGAGAACCTCGCCGAATGGCTGGCCGGCGAACTCGGCCTGCACTGGGCCTGGGCCGCCTCCCCGGCCTCCGAGCGCTGGCAGCGGCGGATCGGGGAGCCCGGCGTCGAGATCGGCAACGCGGTGCTGAGCCGCTGGCCGGTGCTGGAGAGCGAGGCGCTGCGCCTCCCGGCACCGCCGGACCTCGACGACGGACGCCTCGCTCTCTACGCCCGCCTCGCCGCCCCCGCCCACCCCGTCCCCTTCTTCACCGTCCACCTCACCTCGCAGCTGCACCTGTCGGCCGTACGCGGCGAACAGGTCACCGCGTTGGCCGGGTTCGTCGCCGCCCACCGCGCCGGCACCGGCTTCCCGCCCGTCGTCACCGGGGACTTCAACGCCTGGCCGGACTCCGACGAGGTCCGCCGGTTCGGCGGGGTTCGCACCGCGCCGGTGGTACCCGGCCAGGTCTTCTTCGACGCCTGGGAGTACGCCGATCCGGCCGCCCCCTCCGCCACCTGGGACAACGCCAACCCGTACGTCGCGCCGGGTCTCGGCCCCAGTGTCCGCGTCGACTACATCCACGTCGGCGCCCCGTCCGGCCCCGGCGGCATCGGTACGGTGCTGGCCGTACGGCGGGCCGGGGACGGTCCGGTCGACGGGGTGTGGCCTTCGGACCACGCGGCGGTCGTGGCGGACCTGGCGGACGGGTCACCCCGCTGA
- a CDS encoding CehA/McbA family metallohydrolase produces the protein MCEDTHGIGRRALIVTGAATALTLGSVSFAAADGQDRGTQKTATVRGTLPPGCPDFVYVPVEVPTGVREIRVSYTYDRPSVPAGTTGNALDIGLFDQHGTELGGKGFRGWSGGARTEFFVRADDATPGYLPGPVHAGTWYVALGPYTVAPQGLSYELTITLTYGEPGTPVRPVYPPARAKGRGRDWYRGDCHLHSWYSDGRRTPAEIAALARAAGLDFINSSDHNTHASHPHWADQAGDDLLIMLGEEVTTRNGHVVALGTDPGTFVDWRYRARDNRFGHFAHQIRKAGGLVVPAHPHATCVGCAWKFGFGDADAVEVWNGPYTPDDEVALNSWDATLVASVRGNREWLPAMGNSDAHRDPDAVGLPQTVVLADDLSRAAIQEGLRAGRSYIAESKNVTLSFTATGGRGERAGIGERLAVAPDTPVTVRLEASGVPRCTVRLITDEGVLLTSDPLPVTGSGVVEWRTTPSYAAYVRAEIRHETAAGPVPGALAALTNPIFLGR, from the coding sequence ATGTGTGAGGACACGCACGGCATCGGCAGACGCGCGCTGATCGTGACGGGCGCGGCCACAGCCCTTACGTTGGGAAGCGTGAGCTTCGCGGCGGCGGACGGCCAGGACCGGGGAACCCAGAAGACGGCGACCGTGCGCGGCACCCTGCCGCCCGGTTGCCCGGACTTCGTGTACGTACCGGTCGAAGTACCCACCGGCGTACGGGAGATCAGGGTCTCCTACACCTACGACAGACCGAGCGTCCCGGCCGGCACCACCGGCAACGCGCTCGACATCGGCCTCTTCGACCAGCACGGCACCGAGCTGGGCGGCAAGGGCTTCCGGGGCTGGTCGGGCGGCGCCCGCACGGAGTTCTTCGTCCGCGCCGACGACGCGACCCCCGGCTACCTCCCGGGCCCGGTCCACGCGGGCACCTGGTACGTCGCCCTCGGCCCGTACACGGTGGCCCCGCAGGGCCTGTCGTACGAGCTGACCATCACCCTGACGTACGGCGAACCCGGCACGCCGGTCCGCCCGGTCTACCCGCCCGCCCGGGCCAAGGGCCGCGGCCGCGACTGGTACCGCGGCGACTGCCACCTGCACTCCTGGTACTCCGACGGCCGCCGCACCCCGGCCGAGATCGCGGCCCTCGCCCGCGCCGCCGGACTCGACTTCATCAACTCCTCGGACCACAACACGCACGCCTCGCACCCGCACTGGGCGGACCAGGCCGGCGACGACCTGCTGATCATGCTCGGCGAGGAGGTCACCACGAGGAACGGTCACGTCGTCGCCCTCGGCACCGACCCCGGAACCTTCGTCGACTGGCGCTACCGGGCCCGCGACAACCGGTTCGGCCACTTCGCCCACCAGATCCGCAAGGCCGGCGGCCTCGTCGTACCCGCGCACCCGCACGCCACGTGCGTGGGCTGCGCCTGGAAGTTCGGCTTCGGGGACGCGGACGCCGTCGAGGTGTGGAACGGCCCCTACACCCCCGACGACGAGGTGGCCCTCAACTCCTGGGACGCCACCCTGGTCGCCTCGGTGCGCGGCAACCGGGAGTGGCTGCCGGCGATGGGCAACAGCGACGCGCACCGCGACCCGGACGCGGTGGGCCTGCCCCAGACCGTCGTCCTCGCCGACGACCTGTCCCGCGCGGCGATCCAGGAGGGGCTGCGCGCGGGCCGCTCGTACATCGCCGAGTCGAAGAACGTGACGCTGAGCTTCACGGCGACGGGCGGCCGCGGCGAGCGGGCGGGCATCGGTGAACGCCTGGCCGTCGCCCCCGACACCCCGGTGACCGTCCGCCTGGAGGCCTCCGGCGTGCCGCGCTGCACGGTCCGCCTCATCACCGACGAGGGCGTCCTCCTCACCAGCGACCCGCTGCCGGTGACCGGGTCGGGGGTGGTGGAGTGGCGGACGACGCCGTCGTACGCGGCGTACGTCCGCGCGGAGATCCGCCACGAGACGGCGGCGGGCCCGGTCCCCGGCGCCCTGGCGGCACTGACCAACCCGATCTTCCTGGGGCGGTGA